A genomic window from Coraliomargarita parva includes:
- a CDS encoding translocation/assembly module TamB domain-containing protein — translation MKQRRYRTILYGGLLILAASLVLFFSSAVWLPWVLPGVLSHYGVHVGKVERAGMDWIRAESVGYEEGSLVLHLDEIRVPALHRYFWAYIRGRLDGDTGVEAGHMRVELAPVLVGGESQVDLVREYRQYAAKWKRIKNWIPELRLESFRLVQAGQDRLHLHSLVREGDRLRGRLRVVDDDSWLVEMDLRMQESGGMELDLKLPGQALSGRFELTVTQDALVLEGRVDQGNDRIQVSGSIPAGALLPDHLEVRSDSWALKPEWWRSPELARLESVHLDYLNLHWEKDRYRGRLVVTAFIPGKERASLEPVLELELSGDLTQIRFQRVEVRSAWAQASLTKPVVLQLPGFSFEQAASLSLRTDLSQQPFFPVEGQLELGLDFLPKKNGPGQIRFHLSGSALRYAGYEADLLALRGQFEDGLIRMDEGELRLDGADGGELHFNGLLDWKGTATQVEYNADLSAGLVNRCLGGALVRRPVQVSGSLRGGLDKPRLSLHLTPTPVQLEGFRLLQLALDATSEGLKQWKFEASAATPDEEANLELSGSLEQFAGAFRVQLEQLDWLDRNYPDWQLESPGRIEWLSPGQNRSDWLKRLLVTPLRFSGTGSELQLTSSEDGGLSLTMQGVQAGRLNAWLKAPQPDYTLTRVDFRLGRLRPWIEAELGFSVAQATAEDAQLQLDGRLQLDAEGTAVPAINLVFNGESQLSGALRLPLRFAPPATGRDTSWELSEAGSLEGRFRGQPSDALVSWLESTYGVILQGAALDGALSGSLLKPEGTIRAVVKGLRFKGGGDVQMPGLNGLELDMKLDSDVIRVERLDCRLRGGRLEANGEWTTEAFRRFIQSGGREGVAFLESGSGHVAWADWSLQNWTPYLPAIVRQSGTLEGWVDFNRGAQLQGEAAFQDFALRPTMPFPSVDAIQGRVRLEGRRFELEDVSARVSGSPIHLKGQLDFSDLKVPAWQLSLQGERVPLVRTADLILRSDLDLTAEKTSTMPVPKIQGSLNLRSSILLVEFDLFSRDVDTGSTRRPPFFSVRSPTYRDWDLDVAIQGDSFMRVRSPYFKSSLSANFKLDGTLGEPRLIGSAYVVDGEVRFPGGKMRLDEAEAYIDPARADVVQLRATGIAQVASYVITMEVSETMQDPQVVFQASPALSNAAIARLLATGSTSGGGAGTVGLYLGRGLLGSSSMKESIADRFTIDLGEETTRSGNSTYGVRYDLNEDLYLKGEYDIYDAYNVDLIWSIFNQ, via the coding sequence TCCCTGGTGCTGTTTTTCTCCAGTGCAGTCTGGCTTCCATGGGTCTTGCCCGGGGTCTTGTCCCATTACGGTGTTCATGTGGGGAAGGTGGAGCGTGCCGGCATGGATTGGATCCGTGCTGAGTCGGTGGGGTACGAGGAGGGGTCCTTGGTCCTGCACTTGGATGAAATCCGTGTCCCCGCACTGCACCGCTACTTCTGGGCATACATACGTGGACGCCTCGATGGGGATACCGGGGTGGAGGCCGGCCACATGCGTGTGGAGCTGGCTCCAGTACTGGTAGGTGGCGAATCACAGGTCGACTTGGTCCGCGAATATCGTCAATACGCCGCAAAATGGAAGCGTATCAAGAACTGGATACCGGAGCTTCGTCTGGAGTCCTTTCGATTGGTGCAAGCCGGGCAGGATCGTTTGCACTTGCACTCTCTCGTCCGTGAAGGCGACCGGTTGCGGGGGCGGCTTCGCGTGGTGGATGACGACAGCTGGCTTGTCGAGATGGATCTCCGGATGCAGGAATCCGGCGGTATGGAGCTGGACTTGAAGCTTCCGGGTCAGGCACTGTCCGGGCGGTTCGAGTTGACGGTGACTCAGGATGCCCTGGTTTTGGAAGGCCGGGTGGATCAAGGCAATGATCGTATCCAAGTCTCCGGATCCATTCCGGCGGGTGCGCTTTTGCCGGATCATTTGGAGGTTCGTTCCGATTCCTGGGCGCTCAAGCCTGAGTGGTGGCGTTCCCCGGAGCTTGCCCGGTTGGAATCTGTACACTTGGATTACTTGAACCTTCATTGGGAAAAAGACCGTTACCGGGGGCGCTTGGTGGTGACTGCATTTATTCCCGGGAAGGAGAGGGCGAGTTTGGAGCCGGTGCTGGAACTGGAACTGAGTGGCGATCTGACACAAATTCGTTTCCAGCGTGTGGAGGTCCGGAGTGCTTGGGCGCAGGCGTCTTTAACGAAGCCGGTGGTCCTGCAATTGCCGGGCTTCAGCTTTGAGCAGGCGGCATCGTTGAGCCTGCGCACCGACTTGTCGCAACAGCCTTTTTTTCCGGTCGAGGGACAGCTTGAATTAGGACTCGATTTCCTGCCGAAAAAAAACGGGCCCGGTCAGATACGCTTTCATCTAAGCGGGTCCGCCTTGCGATATGCCGGCTATGAAGCGGATCTCTTGGCGCTCCGGGGGCAGTTCGAGGACGGCTTGATTCGGATGGATGAGGGGGAGCTCCGCTTGGATGGCGCGGATGGAGGAGAGCTTCATTTCAACGGCCTCTTGGATTGGAAAGGGACGGCGACTCAAGTTGAATACAATGCGGACCTTTCCGCGGGTCTGGTAAACCGCTGCTTGGGCGGAGCGCTGGTACGTCGCCCGGTGCAGGTGAGTGGTTCGCTTCGAGGAGGGCTGGATAAACCGAGACTGAGCCTGCATCTCACGCCCACACCTGTCCAGCTTGAGGGGTTCCGGCTTCTCCAGCTTGCTTTGGATGCGACGTCGGAAGGACTCAAACAATGGAAATTCGAAGCTTCCGCCGCAACGCCTGATGAAGAGGCCAATCTAGAACTGTCCGGCTCTTTGGAGCAGTTTGCGGGCGCGTTTCGTGTGCAGTTGGAGCAACTGGACTGGCTTGATCGGAACTATCCGGATTGGCAGCTTGAGTCTCCGGGCCGCATTGAATGGTTGTCGCCGGGGCAGAATCGCTCGGACTGGCTCAAGCGGCTTCTTGTCACGCCTCTGCGGTTTTCCGGTACAGGCAGTGAGCTGCAGCTCACGTCGTCCGAAGACGGCGGACTTTCGCTTACGATGCAAGGTGTGCAGGCGGGCCGTCTGAATGCTTGGTTGAAAGCGCCACAGCCGGACTACACCTTGACCCGTGTTGACTTTCGACTGGGCCGCTTGAGACCCTGGATTGAAGCTGAGTTGGGCTTTTCTGTAGCGCAAGCAACGGCGGAGGATGCCCAATTGCAGTTGGACGGACGTCTACAGTTGGATGCGGAGGGCACTGCGGTTCCCGCGATCAATCTAGTGTTCAACGGGGAGTCGCAATTGAGCGGGGCCTTACGCCTGCCGCTCCGTTTTGCGCCACCGGCAACCGGTCGGGACACATCCTGGGAGCTGTCAGAAGCGGGGTCCTTGGAAGGGCGTTTTCGCGGGCAGCCGTCGGATGCCTTGGTGAGCTGGCTGGAGTCCACATACGGTGTTATCCTGCAAGGCGCTGCGTTGGACGGAGCGCTTTCCGGGTCGCTCTTGAAACCGGAGGGGACGATTCGCGCAGTGGTAAAGGGACTGCGTTTTAAGGGGGGCGGAGACGTACAGATGCCAGGGCTGAATGGCCTTGAACTGGACATGAAGCTGGACAGCGATGTCATTCGTGTGGAGCGCTTGGATTGTCGCTTGAGGGGCGGACGCCTGGAGGCGAATGGGGAATGGACGACGGAGGCATTCCGACGCTTTATTCAAAGTGGTGGTCGTGAGGGGGTGGCTTTTCTGGAGTCCGGATCGGGGCATGTGGCATGGGCGGATTGGAGTCTGCAAAACTGGACGCCATACCTGCCTGCGATTGTCCGGCAAAGCGGGACTTTGGAAGGATGGGTGGATTTCAATCGGGGCGCCCAGTTGCAGGGTGAAGCGGCCTTTCAGGATTTCGCGCTTCGTCCCACCATGCCGTTTCCTTCGGTCGATGCGATTCAGGGACGCGTGCGGCTTGAGGGGCGCCGCTTCGAGCTTGAGGATGTGTCCGCGCGTGTCAGCGGGAGTCCGATTCACCTGAAGGGGCAGTTGGATTTCAGCGATTTAAAGGTGCCGGCTTGGCAGTTGTCACTCCAAGGGGAGCGGGTGCCTCTCGTCCGCACCGCGGATTTGATCCTGCGCAGCGACCTTGACCTGACGGCCGAAAAGACTTCGACCATGCCGGTTCCCAAGATTCAGGGCAGCCTCAATCTGCGTTCCAGTATACTCTTGGTCGAGTTCGATCTCTTTTCGCGCGATGTGGATACCGGTTCCACGCGCAGGCCTCCGTTCTTTTCCGTCAGGTCGCCCACTTATCGGGACTGGGATCTGGATGTGGCGATTCAGGGTGATTCCTTTATGCGTGTGAGAAGTCCGTATTTCAAATCCAGCTTGTCCGCTAATTTCAAACTGGACGGGACGCTTGGGGAGCCTCGCTTGATTGGTTCGGCTTACGTGGTGGACGGGGAGGTCCGCTTTCCCGGGGGCAAGATGCGCTTGGATGAAGCGGAGGCCTACATTGATCCGGCGCGGGCCGATGTGGTGCAACTCCGGGCGACGGGCATCGCACAGGTGGCATCCTATGTGATCACAATGGAGGTTTCCGAAACGATGCAGGATCCGCAGGTGGTTTTTCAGGCGTCGCCGGCCCTGTCCAACGCCGCGATCGCCCGCTTGCTGGCCACTGGCAGTACCAGCGGAGGCGGGGCCGGGACAGTCGGACTTTATCTTGGACGTGGCTTGCTCGGGTCGAGCAGTATGAAAGAGTCGATTGCAGACCGCTTTACCATCGACTTGGGGGAAGAGACGACACGAAGTGGCAATAGTACCTACGGGGTACGCTATGACTTGAATGAAGACCTGTATTTGAAAGGCGAATATGATATCTATGACGCCTATAACGTGGATTTGATCTGGAGCATCTTCAATCAATGA